The following proteins are encoded in a genomic region of Fusarium oxysporum f. sp. lycopersici 4287 chromosome 1, whole genome shotgun sequence:
- a CDS encoding taurine dioxygenase: MAPSAVETQAPTADAQKVKLYPGHVEGVYKELSPVAYRREAEEKGIDGHAAAKYPNYLPTWNKDQVYPPLEPFEHYEHGKDADPTFPNLLKSTTKISHLTPTIGTEIEGVQLSSLSDAGKDELARYVAERKVVAFRNQDFADLPISEALKFGGYFGRHHIHPTSGSPEGHPEIHLVHRSAGDKSYEEFFKTRVSSVAWHSDITYEQQPPGTTFLYVLDNPDTGGDTLFANTVEAYNRLSPTFQKLLHGLKATHSGIEQVNASVKKGSIKRREPVVNEHPIVRTHPVTGEKSLFVNPQFTRSIVGLKKEESDAILNFLYEHIAWGADFHARVRWQEKTVVVWDNRSVQHTAILDWHSGQRRHLARITPQAERPYETPFEG, translated from the exons ATGGCTCCCTCAGCTGTTGAGACTCAGGCTCCTACAGCCGATGCACAGAAAGTAAAGCTCTACCCCGGCCATGTCGAGGGCGTTTACAAGGAGCTGTCCCCCGTCGCCTACCGTCGTGAAGCCGAAGAGAAGGGTATTGACGGCCACGCTGCTGCAAAG TACCCAAACTATCTCCCAACATGGAACAAAGACCAAGTCTACCCTCCCCTCGAGCCCTTCGAGCACTACGAACACGGCAAAGACGCAGACCCAACATTCCCCAACCTCCTCAAGTCCACCACAAAGATCTCCCACCTCACCCCCACAATCGGCACTGAGATCGAAGGCGTCCAACTAAGCAGTCTCTCCGACGCCGGCAAAGACGAACTAGCTCGCTACGTCGCCGAGCGCAAAGTCGTCGCCTTCCGCAACCAAGACTTCGCCGACCTCCCCATCTCCGAAGCTTTAAAGTTCGGTGGTTACTTCGGCCGCCATCACATTCATCCCACGTCTGGTTCGCCAGAGGGTCATCCTGAGATCCATCTCGTGCATAGAAGCGCGGGTGATAAGTCGTACGAGGAGTTCTTCAAGACGCGCGTGAGCTCTGTGGCGTGGCATTCTGATATTACGTATGAGCAGCAGCCGCCTGGAACGACGTTTCTTTATGTCCTTGATAACCCCGACACTGGTGGCGACACCCTTTTTGCGAATACTGTCGAGGCGTATAACAGATTGTCGCCGACGTTTCAGAAGTTGTTGCATGGACTCAAGGCGACTCATTCTGGGATTGAGCAGGTCAATGCTAGTGTGAAGAAGGGAAgtattaagagacgtgaaCCAGTTGTTAATGAGCATCCTATTGTGCGAACACACCCTGTTACCGGGGAGAAGTCGCTCTTTGTCAACCCTCAGT TCACACGAAGCATCGTTggtctcaagaaggaagagtcTGATGCTATTCTCAACTTCTTGTATGAGCACATCGCATGGGGCGCTGACTTCCATGCTCGTGTGAGATGGCAGGAGAAGACTGTTGTTGTTTGGGATAATAGATCAGTTCAGCATACTGCTATTCTTGACTGGCACTCTGGTCAGCGACGACATCTTGCTCGCATCACACCACAGGCTGAGAGGCCTTATGAGACCCCTTTTGAGGGTTAG